The Mucilaginibacter gracilis genomic interval TCTTTTGTACCACCAAACCATGCGGCAACAAGGCCCTCGCTGGTTTCGGCAATGGTAGCGGCGTGGCATTCGGGGAAAGGGGCTTTTTCAAAAATAAACTCGTCGGTTTTAATTCCCCTTCGCCAAGGATTTTTTTGTTGGGCAAATGTTGTGTTTGCTATGAAGCATAATAACAAGATAGTGAGAACCTTAAATAAAAAATAATAATGTGCGGTTCCGCTTTTGAGCAAGTTGGAGGGGCGTGCTCTCATTGTGGCATTGCGCATAGACACACCCCTGCCATTACTCAACCCAACGCTCCCCCTCTCGAGAGGGGAATTAAAAAATAGATTTTCAATATCTCCTATCATCATAATACTGACTTAAATTCATAACTCCCGGAGCCAACCTCTAACACGGCTCTCCCCTTTTCCATCCTCAAAAATTTCACTCCTTCAACAGCACTGATACTCTTGCCCGATTCTAAGACATCGCTAACAGAGGTAGCCGGAACATAAACTATAGCCGAACTATTTGCCGGAATGGTAATGTTCCAATTAAAGCTTTTACCCTCTTTTTTCCAGTTACTCTTAATCATACCATGAATAGAATGGTAGCTGGCTTTAACATAGTCCAAACCGTTTGCGGGTTCGGGTTTCATTATCAGTTGTTTAAATGCGGGTTTTAAAGGGTTGGCTTTTATCCCGGCAAGGTCTTCGTAAAACCACACCAGCAAATCGCCCAGTAGCATTACATGGTTTTGCGAATTCATTTGCGGACTTGCGGTATCACCGTTCCACAATTCCCAAAAGGTTGTAGCGCCTTTGTTTACCATATATCCCCAGCTTGGGTAATCGGTGTTTGATACGATGTGATAAGCAATGTCGGTGCGGCCATTATCGGTTAGGCTACGCATTAACCATTGCGTGCCTATTACACCTGTGCTGATGTGGCCGGTATTATCAATCAGTATCTTATCCTCAATGTTTTTAAAAACCGCTTTGCGGTTGGCCTGCGGAACCATATCAAAATACATAGGCAGCAGGTTTGATGTTACCGAATTATTGCTGTAGCGATTTGTTTGGCTGTTAAAAAACTCCTTGTTAAAAGCAGTTTTGATGTTAGCCGATAAAGCAGCATAACTTTTAACATCCTCCGGTTTATTTAGCACTTGTGCAAAACGCTGCATCAATGTTAGCAGCCTATAGTAGTATGCGGTTGCTATTAAATGCCCATCGGTAGTACGCAGGGTATCTTTAGAATGTATCAAAGTAGGCGATTCTGGCGGAACGCACCAGTCGCCATATTTATCTTTGGTTACAATGTAATTGGTCATGTATTTGGTTTGCATATACCCCAGCCATTTCTTCATCGAATCGTAATGCTTTGCAATGGGTTTGGTATCGCCGTATTGTGTATACAGCATGTCGGCTACTATAAGGTATGTTGCAGGCCACGTTACGTCGTCGCTGTAATAATTCCAGTAAGCGGGTGCAACATCGGGCAAACCACCTTCCGGTTTTTGCGATTCTTCGATATCATCAACCCATTTGGCGTAAAGCTTAGCGTTATCAAACACAAAACTTTCGCTGTACGATCCCGTAGCATGGTCGGCCAGCCAGGGCATACGCTCGTTGCGTTGCGGGCAGTCCAAAGGCATCCCCTTGTAATTAGCGCGGATACCCCAGTACGCATTGCGGTATATTTTATTAATAAGCGTGTTTGATGTTTCAAAACGGCCCACGTTTTCAAGGTCGTCATTTACTACCTGTCCTTCAAAATCATCAACGGTGGGCACGCCGGGGTAGCCCACAATTTCTACATATCTAAACCCGTGATAAACAAATATTGGGTGCCATACTTCGGTTTCACCGCCTTTTAGGGTATAAACATCAGTAGCTTTTGCATCCCTCAAATTAGCCACATACAGTTCGCCGTCGCTTTTGGTAGTTTCGGCAAAACGCAATTGCACCTTTTGGCCCTTTGTGCCCTTTACCCGCATTTTAAGCCAGCCCGCCATATTTTGGCCCATGTCCATTACATAGGTTGTTGCGTTTAACTTGGTAATCGCTTTTGGCTTAATAATTTCAGTAACCCTGATCTTTTCATTCATCTGGGCCACCAACTTACCGCCGGGTGCTTGTACCAATTCGGCTTTAAGCCATTTAGCTTCATCGTATCCGGGCAGCACAACTCTACTATGCGGACTGGTTATTTTTGTTTTTCTCGCATCGGCCCAACCTGTTAATTCTTTATTGGCATCATATTCTTCACCGTCGTATTCGTTGTTTGTTCGTATCGGGCCATCGGCGGTAACCTTCCAGTTGTCGTCGCTGCCAATCGTCATGTGTTTTGTTGGCGTGCCGTTATTATATTCAATATCCATTTGCAGCAGCATTTTTGGATAGCCGAAAGTCTTAATTTTTTGAGGTTTATAGTTTTGCCTCATGGTAAAAAACCTTCCATTGCCTAAAACAACGCCTACGGTTGCAAAACCACCGGTCAAGTTTTCGGTAACATCGTAAGTATTATATTTAACCGACTTTGTAAAATCTGTTGGCGAAGGTGCCATAACCTGGTCTCCAATGCGCTTACCATTAATATATAGCTCATATAACCCCAAGCCAGAGATATAAACCGTGGCCCTTTTTATTCCGCCCGGCAATTCAACTTCTTTACGGAAATACCTTGCCGATAACCTTGAAAACTTAGAAACGCTATCCCAGGCAAACGATTTATCCAGCCCTATCCATTTGGCTTTCCAGTCGCTGGGTTTTAATAAACCCATGCTCCATTTAGCAGGTTCGCTCCATTTGCTTTCGCCTTTATTGGTGGTAACCTGTACCTTCCAAAAACAAGCCATCCTGCTGTTTAGTGTTTTACCCGCATAATCAACCTGTACCGATTGCCCGGATTTGATAGTTCCCGAATCCCAAAGATCGCCTGCGTTAGCTGCCAGCTTTTCGGGAGACGAAGCAACCATGATATGGTAGCCTGTTTGCTGTACATTGCGTTCTCCGGAAATGATCTCCCAGCTTAAACGCGGGTTAACCGCATCTATTCCCAAAGGATCAACCAGCATTTCGCAACGCAAATTTTGTAAGGCAATGGCTACAGTTGCCTTTTCGCGAAACGAAAAAAGACTCATGCTACTGCCAGTAAGCAATAACAATAATAAGGGATAAGCTATTTTAGTGAGTTTCATTTGCCCGAAAAATCAAAGTATAAGGTGATTGATAACGCCATATCTATGTCCTTGTAATAATCAAAATATTTGTTTGGCATACCCTGCGGCCCCAATTTTTCCGGCTTTTGCGATTTGGTACCGATAGGCGAAATGCCGTTCATAAAAGATATATCGCCCGATGGGAAAGCCGGAGCCGTATTATATACCTTTTTAGGATTGGCCGGGGTAAACAAACGCATAAATACGTCGCGGTTATCACAAATAATAGTAATGGGTTGGGCGGTAGTGTTCAGCTTCATCCAATACAGGTTTGAGTAATAACCCTTAAATTCGGGGTACTCCAAATTGGGTTGCCCGGTTATGGTGTTGTTATAGGTTTTATCCCAAATGCCTATCTGCGTGCCTTTCATCCGATTTTTCCAAACCCGGTAAGGGCCATCGCCTAAATAAGTTACACCTTTCACATCCTTTTCGGGATAGGAGAAACTTACCCCAAGCAAATTCCCTTCTTCGCCAATGGGCCAGTATTTTACAGTTAACTTAACCCATCCCGATGGGAAGATAGTCCACTTTAACTGTGCCTCATTTGCTTTTTTCTCAAATGTAGCTTCAACTACCAAACTGTCATTATCGTAATGGTAGCTCAACTTTTGGAAACCGGTTTTCTCCCAGCCTTCGGCCAGTACCGGGCCGTTGTTAAAAGGTATGTTACCTTTCGGGTTTTTAACGCTCATTAACAAGCCCGAATTCCGGTTAAATTCCACCTCAACACCATTAGCACGCACTTTGTATAGCGAATCTGTTTCTTTAATAACAGGTTTGGCGGTACCCGCGGTGCTAATCATTTGTTTGGTTACTTTGTTATTGTTGCTTAACGGATAGCTCCAGGTAAATAATTCGTGATGGGTTACGTCATAAGCGGTTACATACAGCACATCATAGTTTTGCCAGCCCAAAGGCAATTGCATTTGCAGATAGCCAAATTGCCCCGGCGCAATATCCGGCGAAGCAATAGGGCCCGATTTAGCTGTTACAGCGGTTTTGTGATAAGGATTATCAAAGCCGGCCAGTTTATACGTAAAACTGCACTGCTTAATATTGGTGTATAGGTAACGGTTCTCCATCCGTATTTTACCGTCAAATGCCGGGGTTACTTCGCGTGGTTCCATGTGTACGGGGCACCAAATTTCTTTTATGGCGTAATAACTGCCTTCTTTTTCGCGGTAAGGGCCAACTATACCATCAGGTGCATGGTCGCCGTCCGAATCCAGTTCGCCGTTTTTATCAGTTCGTACCACATCCTCATCCAAAAAGGCCCAGATAAAGCCTCCTGCCGATAGCGGTGTGTGCCACATCAGCTCCCAAAAATCATCCAATCCGGCACCTGCGCCGCCGTCGTACAAACCATGTAAAAACTCTGTAGGGAAGGTTACATCGTGGCCATGCAAATTAGTAGCCGTACCGTAATCGTAATTAATATAATGCTGCGTGTTGATACCTTTATATATTGCCCAGGGATGTATTAATGGGCGTTTTTGTATATCGTACTGGCCGAACAGGTGGTCAAGGTCAAAATTAAAGCCGCCCTCGTTACCGTTATCCCAAATAACTATTGATGGGTGATTAACATCTCTGGTTATCATTTCTTTAACCAGTTTAGAGCCTACCTGTGTATCGTAATAACTATGCCAGCCGGTAAGTTCGTCCAACACAAAAAGTCCGAGCGAATCGCAAACGTCTAAAAAATGCTCATCGGGTGGATAGTGCGACATCCGAACGGCATTCATGTTAATGTCCTTTATCAGCTTAACATCTTCTATGCTGATGTTTTTATTAACGGCTCTGCCTGTTGTTGGCCAAAAGGTATGGCGGTTAACGCCTTTAAACTTCACCTTTACGTTGTTTACATAAATGCCATCATGCTCGCGAAACTCCACGGTACGGAAGCCGAATTTTTGCTTTACTACATGGATAGCTTTACCATTGCTTACCAAGGTAAATACAACCCGGTATAAGTTTGGAAACTCCGGCGACCATAGTTTTGGTGACGAGGTGCTACCTTGCAAATGCACCACACTATCACCTTTATTAATGGCAGCCTGAAAAGCCGCACCAACCTTTACACCACTAACGGTGTAAAATTGCGCAGATACCTTGCTGCCAACTGTAGCATTATCTAAAAACACATTTGCGCTAAACTGGCCGCTGGCCAGGCCATTTACTGCAACGTGGCTGATGTGCTGTTGCGGTGCGGCCTCCAAATAAACCGGCCGATAAATACCTCCAAATATCCAAAAGTCACCTTTGCGTTCGGCAGCGTTTACCGATGTATTGGCCGAATGCTTATCAACCGTTGCTTCCAACAAATTTGTATCGCCATATTTAAGCAGTTTACTTATATCGTATTTAAATCTGTAAAAAGAACCCTGGTGTATATCGCCCGCCAACTGGCCGTTTAGTTTAACGCGGGTATCGGTCATGGAGCCCTCAAATACAATGTTGATATTTTTACCTTTCCAGGAAACGGGCACCTTAAACTCATACTTATATTGGCCCGACTCTTTACCTCTTACGGTATCTTTATCCAGACCATAATTATATTTGCCGAACCCTTGAAACTCCCAGTTTGACGGCACCGGAATGGTCGTCCACTTACCCGAATTTCTCCCCGCAGTACAAAAAAATTGCCAGTTAACGGTATGGTCGCTTCCTGTGCCTGATAGGTATAGCTTTTCTGTTTGCTGCGCGTAAGAGAAGCAGGAAGTAAGAAGCAGAATGCCGGATGCTATGGTTCGTATCAAATTGCGCATAATCAATTAGCGGTAAATTTTAAAGGGTTATCGGTACGGAACGGCCCGGCAGGTAAACCTTCTTTATTAAACAAATTAGGACCTGCTAATTGATTCCAGGCAAAGCGCACGGCAACAGGCACGGGTACATCCCGCGACGATACCATTACTTTATTGCCCACAATAACCGCATCAGCAGGTACAAATTTTCCGTCGGCACCTGCAATGGTAAACCAGCTTAATGCCTTGCCATCTTTACTTACCAAACCGCTACCTGTACCTGTAAAAGAAAGGGCTATTTTATTGCCCACAACCAGCATAGATTGATACATAGGCCCCGAATACACTAAGTTTTTACCGTATGTTTTAGCCAAAGCTACCAGTGCCAGCCTGCGGCCAACTTCCCATTTATAGGGCGGGTGCAGGTTTGGGGTTATATCGGTTAGGTCGGTAGTTACTATCATCCCTGTGTTGGGGATGGCCAGCGCCATAGTTTGCACTTCCCAAAACTCAGCTAACCGTTCGGCAGGAAGCCCGGGTATCAACTTATCATAGTTATAGGGTACTATTTGCACATAATAAACCGGCATCATTTTCTCGTTCCATAAGTTTCTCCACGAGTTAAACAGTGCTTCCATTTTATAAGCATAGCTAATGCTTTCTACCATGTTGGCTTCGCCCTGGTACCATAAAAAACCTTTTATAGCAAAAGGTGCCAAAGGCTCAATCATGCTGTGATAAAACTTGCCGCCCTCTTTCCAAAAAGCTCCCTCATGCTGAAAATATGGTATCGCAGAATATGCACCTTCGGGGATCCAGGGTTCAATTGCGCTTCCGCTGATTGCGGCGCAAACCACACCCACCGGAACATGCAATTGGCTACGCAAATTTTTAGCGAAAAAATAGCCCGCCGCCGAAAACGATTTCAGAGCCGAATCCTGCGCCAAGTTCCACCGGGCCAAATAATTGCCTTTGGTTTGAAGGTTTTTTTGGTTCACCCAAAATATACGGATACTTGTATCGTGCGCGTGTGCCAGTTCATCAACCGGGGAGTTTTTGTCCAAACTGTCGGGTTTTCTCACCTTACTGTTCTTGCGCATCTCATATTCCATGTTTGATTGGCCCGAGCATATCCAAACCTCTCCTACCAAAATATTATCAAGCGTAATTGTGTTTGTTCCCGATATTGTCATCGTTTCGGGTTTCTCAGAAGCCGATAATGGGTTAAGTACTACCTTCCAGTTTCCCGATCCATCTGTAACCGTATTTTTTAGCTGCTTACCAAACTTCACACTCACTTTTTCGCCGGGAGTGCCTGTTCCCCAAATGGGTAATAGCTTTTGTTGTTGTAACACCATACCACTGCCAATAACACGGGGTAAAACAATTTCGGCATGTGTTTTTGGGGAGACAAACAACCCAAAAACAAGCAGCAAAGTGGCCGTATATAATTTGTAATTAATCATCAGAAATTTTGGGTTGAAAACGATTTGATATAAAACACCGCCGGTTTATCACGCTCACCCGCTTGTGGCAAATCATAGTCCTGGTCGGTTGGTGTATCAGCATTGGGGAACCTGCGTACGCCACCCGTACGGAATACTACACGTTTTACACTCAATACAGGTGCAAAAAACAAACCCGGCGACAAATCTTTACCATCAATATTGAGATAATAAAAACGAGCATCGGTATTCAATTTCAAAATAATGTGGTATGCTTTATTGGCCTCATATTTTTTGAGAATGCTTTTGGCGCGATAGCCGGCCTTGGATATAAATGCGCCTGTCGAATCGAGCGTGAGCCTGATGGCAGCATCGCCTTTGGCGTTTTGGAACTCAATATCTAACATCCCATTGCTGTTTTGCCCAGCCACTACAGTAAAATCAACCAGTAGTTTTTTCGATTCGGGTACAACACGCTCGGCGCGTGCGTAGTCAAATTTATCTTCGTCGTGCAGGGCAAGGGCTTTTGTTCCATCAACCATTTTTTCAATCTGCACCTTAGCCCACTGCGGGCTAAATGTGTTCCACTTATCCAGTTCCCTACCGGCGGGCATGGTGTTAAAATCTTCATTGGCATGCGCATCGGCAACATCGGTAACCGGCACCGGGATTGATGATACCCAGATGTCCTCCTTATTCATGCTGTAGGTAACCCACAACTTACCGTCGGGCACAACGCCGTTGCCTTCTTCAATGCCGCGCACATATTGCGGCCCGTACGATTTATATGCTCCGCCATAACGCATGGTGCTTATTTCGCCATTTACAAGCAACAAATTGGTATAATCTAAACCGTCTCTACTAACTGATATCGCCAGGGGCCACCTAAATTCTGATGGATTGTAAACCGTTGCATATTTACCGTCCGATGTTTTTTGCCCCCATATTTTGGCGTTGCTGTTAACAAACCGGGGTGCGCGCGTAACGGCTCCCCAGGTTTTACCATCGTCTTTACTGATGGAGGTCAAGGCATTTTTCCATAAGCCTACCGTTCTGCCGTCTGGCAAGTGGTAAAAGTTAAACGCCTTATAATCTTTATGTAACGGAATTAAAGGGTCGTTTCTGTCGGTTTCCTCGGCCCACTGCATCATCATTAACGGGGTAGCCATCAATTCGTCGCAAGCTTGTATAAAACCTTTATCCTTACTCGTTTTATAAAACGGGTACAATGTATTTTGTTCGTTCCATTTTGGGTTGTAGTGTAAAAAGTAGATAGGCCCATACTTACCGTTTGGTAAAACCTCGCGCACCACGCGGCCTATACCTAAACCATCGTTAGGGTCGTCATGCGGTTCCAAACAAATTCCATAAAACCCCAGTACAAACAAACGTTTTGATTTTGCCTGATAAAAGCCCATCCGTTGGTGCATTACCGAAAAAAGATCCTTT includes:
- a CDS encoding alpha-L-rhamnosidase — encoded protein: MKLTKIAYPLLLLLLTGSSMSLFSFREKATVAIALQNLRCEMLVDPLGIDAVNPRLSWEIISGERNVQQTGYHIMVASSPEKLAANAGDLWDSGTIKSGQSVQVDYAGKTLNSRMACFWKVQVTTNKGESKWSEPAKWSMGLLKPSDWKAKWIGLDKSFAWDSVSKFSRLSARYFRKEVELPGGIKRATVYISGLGLYELYINGKRIGDQVMAPSPTDFTKSVKYNTYDVTENLTGGFATVGVVLGNGRFFTMRQNYKPQKIKTFGYPKMLLQMDIEYNNGTPTKHMTIGSDDNWKVTADGPIRTNNEYDGEEYDANKELTGWADARKTKITSPHSRVVLPGYDEAKWLKAELVQAPGGKLVAQMNEKIRVTEIIKPKAITKLNATTYVMDMGQNMAGWLKMRVKGTKGQKVQLRFAETTKSDGELYVANLRDAKATDVYTLKGGETEVWHPIFVYHGFRYVEIVGYPGVPTVDDFEGQVVNDDLENVGRFETSNTLINKIYRNAYWGIRANYKGMPLDCPQRNERMPWLADHATGSYSESFVFDNAKLYAKWVDDIEESQKPEGGLPDVAPAYWNYYSDDVTWPATYLIVADMLYTQYGDTKPIAKHYDSMKKWLGYMQTKYMTNYIVTKDKYGDWCVPPESPTLIHSKDTLRTTDGHLIATAYYYRLLTLMQRFAQVLNKPEDVKSYAALSANIKTAFNKEFFNSQTNRYSNNSVTSNLLPMYFDMVPQANRKAVFKNIEDKILIDNTGHISTGVIGTQWLMRSLTDNGRTDIAYHIVSNTDYPSWGYMVNKGATTFWELWNGDTASPQMNSQNHVMLLGDLLVWFYEDLAGIKANPLKPAFKQLIMKPEPANGLDYVKASYHSIHGMIKSNWKKEGKSFNWNITIPANSSAIVYVPATSVSDVLESGKSISAVEGVKFLRMEKGRAVLEVGSGSYEFKSVL
- a CDS encoding glycoside hydrolase family 2 protein, with protein sequence MRNLIRTIASGILLLTSCFSYAQQTEKLYLSGTGSDHTVNWQFFCTAGRNSGKWTTIPVPSNWEFQGFGKYNYGLDKDTVRGKESGQYKYEFKVPVSWKGKNINIVFEGSMTDTRVKLNGQLAGDIHQGSFYRFKYDISKLLKYGDTNLLEATVDKHSANTSVNAAERKGDFWIFGGIYRPVYLEAAPQQHISHVAVNGLASGQFSANVFLDNATVGSKVSAQFYTVSGVKVGAAFQAAINKGDSVVHLQGSTSSPKLWSPEFPNLYRVVFTLVSNGKAIHVVKQKFGFRTVEFREHDGIYVNNVKVKFKGVNRHTFWPTTGRAVNKNISIEDVKLIKDINMNAVRMSHYPPDEHFLDVCDSLGLFVLDELTGWHSYYDTQVGSKLVKEMITRDVNHPSIVIWDNGNEGGFNFDLDHLFGQYDIQKRPLIHPWAIYKGINTQHYINYDYGTATNLHGHDVTFPTEFLHGLYDGGAGAGLDDFWELMWHTPLSAGGFIWAFLDEDVVRTDKNGELDSDGDHAPDGIVGPYREKEGSYYAIKEIWCPVHMEPREVTPAFDGKIRMENRYLYTNIKQCSFTYKLAGFDNPYHKTAVTAKSGPIASPDIAPGQFGYLQMQLPLGWQNYDVLYVTAYDVTHHELFTWSYPLSNNNKVTKQMISTAGTAKPVIKETDSLYKVRANGVEVEFNRNSGLLMSVKNPKGNIPFNNGPVLAEGWEKTGFQKLSYHYDNDSLVVEATFEKKANEAQLKWTIFPSGWVKLTVKYWPIGEEGNLLGVSFSYPEKDVKGVTYLGDGPYRVWKNRMKGTQIGIWDKTYNNTITGQPNLEYPEFKGYYSNLYWMKLNTTAQPITIICDNRDVFMRLFTPANPKKVYNTAPAFPSGDISFMNGISPIGTKSQKPEKLGPQGMPNKYFDYYKDIDMALSITLYFDFSGK
- a CDS encoding sialate O-acetylesterase, producing MINYKLYTATLLLVFGLFVSPKTHAEIVLPRVIGSGMVLQQQKLLPIWGTGTPGEKVSVKFGKQLKNTVTDGSGNWKVVLNPLSASEKPETMTISGTNTITLDNILVGEVWICSGQSNMEYEMRKNSKVRKPDSLDKNSPVDELAHAHDTSIRIFWVNQKNLQTKGNYLARWNLAQDSALKSFSAAGYFFAKNLRSQLHVPVGVVCAAISGSAIEPWIPEGAYSAIPYFQHEGAFWKEGGKFYHSMIEPLAPFAIKGFLWYQGEANMVESISYAYKMEALFNSWRNLWNEKMMPVYYVQIVPYNYDKLIPGLPAERLAEFWEVQTMALAIPNTGMIVTTDLTDITPNLHPPYKWEVGRRLALVALAKTYGKNLVYSGPMYQSMLVVGNKIALSFTGTGSGLVSKDGKALSWFTIAGADGKFVPADAVIVGNKVMVSSRDVPVPVAVRFAWNQLAGPNLFNKEGLPAGPFRTDNPLKFTAN
- a CDS encoding exo-alpha-sialidase, encoding MRGICNIALLLVTCCGFAHAQDTVHYTGNTVVNVDYHHGQLSPAIGVHSTQILRANREHPELADGFGFTYNHAPMLSYWNNTFYVEYLSDKVGESVPPGQTLVVTSKDGQTWSKPEVVFPQYKIPDGTTKPGHSQVAKDLFSVMHQRMGFYQAKSKRLFVLGFYGICLEPHDDPNDGLGIGRVVREVLPNGKYGPIYFLHYNPKWNEQNTLYPFYKTSKDKGFIQACDELMATPLMMMQWAEETDRNDPLIPLHKDYKAFNFYHLPDGRTVGLWKNALTSISKDDGKTWGAVTRAPRFVNSNAKIWGQKTSDGKYATVYNPSEFRWPLAISVSRDGLDYTNLLLVNGEISTMRYGGAYKSYGPQYVRGIEEGNGVVPDGKLWVTYSMNKEDIWVSSIPVPVTDVADAHANEDFNTMPAGRELDKWNTFSPQWAKVQIEKMVDGTKALALHDEDKFDYARAERVVPESKKLLVDFTVVAGQNSNGMLDIEFQNAKGDAAIRLTLDSTGAFISKAGYRAKSILKKYEANKAYHIILKLNTDARFYYLNIDGKDLSPGLFFAPVLSVKRVVFRTGGVRRFPNADTPTDQDYDLPQAGERDKPAVFYIKSFSTQNF